In bacterium, the genomic window CAAATTGGTTGCAGATATCAATTATTTGTTGAGTTTGAACCTTCACAGATTCTTTAAATCCGTCTGTTTCAATCACTAAAACAGCCTCCATATCAGATGGAAGTCCTATATGATGGAAATTTTCTATTGTTTCCATTGTGTTTTTGTCCATAATATCAAGAGTGGCAGGAGTTATTTTAGCGGAAATTATGCCTGTAATTGCTTTTGCTGCGAGATTCATTGATTCAAAATATGCCAGCATTACCTGCTGTTCTTCAGGTTTTGGGATTAGTTTAAGCGTTGCTTCTACTATTATGCCAAGAGTTCCTTCCGAACCAACGAAAAGCTGGGTTAAATTGTAACCTGTGACGTTTTTAACTGTGGTTCCGCCTGTTTTCATAAGAGTTCCATCAGCAAGGATGATTTCAAGCCCTAATACATAATCTTTGGTTGTTCCGTATTTAAAACCGCGAGGTCCTCCGGAGGACTGGGCAATGCTTCCGCCGATTGTGGAAATTTTTAGGCTCGCAGGATCAGGAGGGTAAAAAAGACCGATATCATCAACTTCCTGTTGAAGATTTCCCAGCGCAACGCATGGTTGAACTGCACAAATCAGATTATTTTTGTCTATATCTAAAATTTTGTTCATTTTTGATAAGTGTAAAATTATACCGCCTTTTAAAGGGATACATCCGCCTACAAGATTTGTTCCTGCCGCTCTGGTAATGACAGGAATTTCGTTTTCGTTTGCTATTTTTATAATTTGACAAATCTGTTCTTTATTTTCCGGCAAAGCAACAACATCGGGAAGGTATAAATTTTCTCCTATAGCTGTAGCGTCATAAGCATAAACATATCTATCCTCGTAATCAGTCAATACGTTTTGATTTCCAAGAATTGTTTTAAGTGAATTTATGATTTTATCGTTTATATTTGAAGTAAAGTCAGACACTTTTCGAGCCTTTTAAACTGTAATTTCTTTTGACAACATAATTTTAGCACTTCATATAAAAAATCATATTTTTTGTTTATTTACAAAATTCGAAAAATAAGGAAGAATTAAAATAATATGATTTTAAGGGAAAGAAGAAAGAAGGACGGTAAAAGCAGTGAAATTCAATAAATTTGCTTCATTATTTTTAACTTTATCGGTTTTAGGAAATTTAAGTTTACCGGCGCTGGCTGCTCAGGAAATCATGGTGCTTCCTCCGGTAACTGACGGGACGACCCAGAGTCCGGGTTATTCACCTTATGTTAATAATTATCAAACACCTGTTTTAAAAGGAACGGTAACAACAGTTCCGGTGGGAACAGCGTTTGAAATTATTACAAATTCAGAAATAAATACAAAAAAAAATCATGTCGGTGAAATCTTCACAGCTACACTTAACCAACCGATTTCTGTGGGCAGCGATATCGTAATTCCCGCAGGAAGTGAAGTTTACGGGCAGGTTACTTATAGCGAAGATGCAGGAAGAATCGGTAGAAATGCTATTATGGAAATAAAATTCACCAGTGTTAAGCCTCCTTACGGGCATAAAATTCCTATGATAGGCAAAATCGTAACAAAAGATAATACCGGTGTTTTAAGAGGCGGTTCATTAAAACAGCAATTGGTTAAAAACGTTTCTTCTACTGCTGTAACAACAGTAGGTGGCTTAGCAGTAGGAACAGGAATCGGCGCAATTGCCGGTGAAGCTGGTATAGGTGCTGCAGTGGGTTCTATTACAGGCGGTGTTGTCGGGCTTGGCTATATAATTATCAAAAAAGGTCGGGAAGTTAATCTTCCTATAGGTACAAAAATGGTTGTAACTCTTGAACAGCCATTAGTTGTAGGACAATAAAAGCCGATCTTGTTAAAAAATCTTATAAAATTCCTCTATTATTATGTCTTGAACTAATGATAGAGGAATTTCTTCTTTGATTAATTCTTTTACAGAAGTCATTGTTTCAGAACTTAATCCGCACGGGTTTATTCTGGAAAAACCTTCCATTTTATTATTTATATTAAGAGCAAAGCCATGCAAGGTTATCCCTTTTTTTATTCCGATACCGACAGAAGCTATTTTTTTTTCTCCAACCCAGACGCCTACTAAATCAGGATGTTTTCTGGCTTCAATATTAATTCTTGAAAGCGTATTTATGATTAATTTTTCAATTTTATCCAGAAAAGCCTTAACACTAAGTTTTTCTTCTCTTAAATTAAGAATAATATAGCCTACAAGCTGACCCTGCTCGTGATAAGTCAAATCACCGCCGCGATTTGTCATCACAACAGGAATATTTTTATCAAGAATGCTGGTTTCTTTTGAACCCTTTCCCCTTGTAAAAACAGCGTCATGCTCGCATAGGAGAAAATAATTATCTTTCGAACTTTCTTTTTTTTCTACAAGAGAAAGCTGAAAGTCATAAGCTTCCTGATAGGGTATTTTTCCAAGTTTTTTTATGTTCCACATTAAGCTTTGACTGAAAGTTCCACAAGACTTGATTTAATAGCATCGGTAACTTGTTTTTGCTGTTCTCTGGTGATTTCAGGGAACATTGGCAAAGAAAGTACCTGTATTGTGCATTTTTCTGTATTAGGCAACAACCCTTCGGCAAATCCGAAATTTTTGTAAGCTGCTTGCAAATGTATCGGCACAGGGTAATAAATCATTGCCATAACGCCTTTTTGCCTTAAGGATTCAACGAGACTGTCTCTAACGGGCGCTTTGATTGTGTATTGATGGTAAACACAATAAGCATCTTTAAGTTCTTTAGGTGTTTGAATCTCTTTTACATCTTTAAGCAATTCATTATAATAATATGCAGCTTCTCTTCTTTTTGAGTTCCATTTGTCGATATGAGGGAATTTTACATTAAGGATAGCGGCATGAATTTCATCAAGACGGCTGTTTAAACCAACTTCATCGTGATAATATCTGACTTTACTGCCATGATTTCTTAAAGAAGCCAATCTTTCTGCCAGATAATCGCTGTTTGTTGTTACCATTCCTCCATCGCCAAAAGTTCCGAGGTTTTTTGTGGGGAAAAAACTAAAACAGCCTATATCACCGAGAGAACCGACTTTTTTACCTTTGTATTCCGCTCCTATTGCTTGAGCGCAATCTTCTATTACATAAAGATTGTATTTTTTAGCAATTTCAAGGATTGATGACATATCAACCGGCTGACCGTAAAGATGAACAGGAATTATTGCTTTTGTTTTCGGTGTGATTTTCTTTTCAAGTTCTTTCGGGTCAAAGTTAAAAGTATCAGGGTTTATATCCACAAAAACAGGAGTTGCCCCAACATAACTTATAGCTTCAACTGTTGCTATGAAAGTGAAAGAAACAGTAATAACTTCATCACCGGGACCTACATCAAGAGCTCTGAGCGCAAGATGAAGAGCGTCAGTGCCGGAAGCCACTCCAAGTGCATGGTTCACTTCGTTATATTTGGTAAAACTTTTTTCGAGTTTTTTGACGTTTTCGCCAAGAATATATTGTCCTGACGATAAAACTTTTAATACTGCTCTTTCTAAATCTGTTTTTAATTCTTCGTATTGATGACTTAAGTCTAAA contains:
- a CDS encoding FAD-linked oxidase C-terminal domain-containing protein, with the protein product MSDFTSNINDKIINSLKTILGNQNVLTDYEDRYVYAYDATAIGENLYLPDVVALPENKEQICQIIKIANENEIPVITRAAGTNLVGGCIPLKGGIILHLSKMNKILDIDKNNLICAVQPCVALGNLQQEVDDIGLFYPPDPASLKISTIGGSIAQSSGGPRGFKYGTTKDYVLGLEIILADGTLMKTGGTTVKNVTGYNLTQLFVGSEGTLGIIVEATLKLIPKPEEQQVMLAYFESMNLAAKAITGIISAKITPATLDIMDKNTMETIENFHHIGLPSDMEAVLVIETDGFKESVKVQTQQIIDICNQFGAKNIRVSKNQQEADEIWFARRSAFGAVARLRPNVLTEDAVVPRDKIPEFISKIRKISDKYNLTVCIMGHAGDGNIHPNFSLDLRDKKEAENFEKAAEELFDAAIELGGSLSGEHGIGMLKSSFMKKALDENSIKYMKEIKKLFDPKNILNPGKIFHE
- a CDS encoding glycine zipper family protein, whose product is MKFNKFASLFLTLSVLGNLSLPALAAQEIMVLPPVTDGTTQSPGYSPYVNNYQTPVLKGTVTTVPVGTAFEIITNSEINTKKNHVGEIFTATLNQPISVGSDIVIPAGSEVYGQVTYSEDAGRIGRNAIMEIKFTSVKPPYGHKIPMIGKIVTKDNTGVLRGGSLKQQLVKNVSSTAVTTVGGLAVGTGIGAIAGEAGIGAAVGSITGGVVGLGYIIIKKGREVNLPIGTKMVVTLEQPLVVGQ
- the lipB gene encoding lipoyl(octanoyl) transferase LipB, with product MWNIKKLGKIPYQEAYDFQLSLVEKKESSKDNYFLLCEHDAVFTRGKGSKETSILDKNIPVVMTNRGGDLTYHEQGQLVGYIILNLREEKLSVKAFLDKIEKLIINTLSRINIEARKHPDLVGVWVGEKKIASVGIGIKKGITLHGFALNINNKMEGFSRINPCGLSSETMTSVKELIKEEIPLSLVQDIIIEEFYKIF
- a CDS encoding DegT/DnrJ/EryC1/StrS family aminotransferase, whose amino-acid sequence is MMIPILDLSHQYEELKTDLERAVLKVLSSGQYILGENVKKLEKSFTKYNEVNHALGVASGTDALHLALRALDVGPGDEVITVSFTFIATVEAISYVGATPVFVDINPDTFNFDPKELEKKITPKTKAIIPVHLYGQPVDMSSILEIAKKYNLYVIEDCAQAIGAEYKGKKVGSLGDIGCFSFFPTKNLGTFGDGGMVTTNSDYLAERLASLRNHGSKVRYYHDEVGLNSRLDEIHAAILNVKFPHIDKWNSKRREAAYYYNELLKDVKEIQTPKELKDAYCVYHQYTIKAPVRDSLVESLRQKGVMAMIYYPVPIHLQAAYKNFGFAEGLLPNTEKCTIQVLSLPMFPEITREQQKQVTDAIKSSLVELSVKA